The region gtcaacTCCAAGAACGGCTTCCGAACAAATCCCCCGCCAGAGTTGaacactgctgctgccagagGCGTGTCCTTATACTGCTGTGAGATCTTCTCGAATGCGCTCTGCACGCTGGCACTGTCCGATACGTCGGCGCTGATGCCCAGTGCTTGGCCTCCGGAGGAGTTGATCTCGTCCACGACCCCGTGGTAGTTGGATGGGTTGCGGGCCAGCACAACGACAGAGTATGCTTGGGCAAACTTGCGGGCAATGCTTGCGCCCTGTGAGGCTGTTAGTTTGGAAAGAGATTTATGGAAGGTATGGACTTACTGTCCCTGGGCCAACGCCAGCGATGACGGCAAAAGGTCTTGTGGCCATTGTGATTACCTAGGAGGTTTTATTATAATACTAAATATGGGATGAGGGTatgaagagcaagaatgaCTGTGGGAAGCTGCCAGGAGCTGCGGGGTCGTCTGCTTTATAATGGCTTCATCCACCGGCCGGAGCAATGTGAGTAATCACATAATGGCCGATTGAAACATAAGTCGCACGATGTCGCGATCCATTTCGTCTCTCTTTGATTTGTAATCATCGGTCTCAACTCTAAGACCGAATTGCTCAGCCCACGATGGTTGGAGATTGGAAGAATCTGGGCAGCTATGACAACATCTTgcagcctgaggcagaaGGCAGATATCACAGAGCGCTGTAAGGCATCAAGGCAAACACAGTTGCTATCGATAAGAGTCGCTTTTTTCGTTCTCCAGCTTTGTCCAGGTTGGAGTTAAACAACATCTCAGCTTCTTGCTCGTTTGCTTTATTACTGGGATACTCAAACTAAATTTTAATCATCTGCATATATACGTCTTATATTCTTAACTAATACATAAGATGTCTGAGGAAGACTCCCTCCTTACGAATCTCTGCGCGATCTGGTCCGTCCCTTCCAACATGGCAAATCAACCTACACACTCAGGCTCAATAAACTaacatcttctctgcaaaaCAGTCATATTCAACCCCCCAAATACCGCTGTCCCCGATGCTCAACTCGAACCTGCTCGCTTCCTTGCACGCGCCGCCACAAGCTCTGGTCGCAGTGCTCCGGAGTACGCGACCCAGCCGCGTACCTACGACGCAACGAGCTCGCCACGGAATCCGCCTTTGATCGAGACTTTAATTTCATTACGAGTATCGAGCGACGGCTAGAGCGAGCAAGCCGCGATGCGGAGAACAGGGGCGTAGTGGTTGATGGGAGACAGGGAGTTAGGGAGCCGGGAATTGTGGGgttggatgaggatgagctggGGCAAGCTGATGCTATGgatgggaggaagagaaagcgcGCGGGCCCTGGAGCCGGGAATGGTATTGGTCATGGTTTTGAGAGGGGGTTGGCGAAGGGCGAAGCGGGATTTCTGAAGCGAGCGGCTGAGGCAGGGGTGAGGGTTATCAAGGCTCCGAAGGGGATGAGTCGGGCGAAGATGAATGGCTCAAGGTGGCATACAAAGTGAGTGTTCACATTATTCACGTATCTTCCTACGTCGGACTTTGTTAACTGTTATTGCGGTATAGGCAGAAATGTCTGCAATGGACAATCGAGTGGGTGACGGACAACGGGACGAAAAGGATGAATTGCGCAGAGACCGCGACTGTTGCAGAGGCATATGATCGCGCATTCCCGCTgacgagggaggagagaCAGGTCCGCACTGAGGAGTCTACATTTAAATCAGAGCCCAAGCTCGCGTCCGCGCAGGAACCGGCGAAGGAATCTACGCAGGAGACCAAGAACGTCGAGCCCGACAAAAATGCAGAGCCCTCACAATCGCAATCGCAAACACACCAGCCGCCTAAATCAGACATGTCGTTTTCTGAATCTATGCCGGAGACCGCTCAGCCACACGTCCTTTCTTCAAACAACCACCCTACACCGGCTCAAGACGACACAACACAACCGACATCAGAATtaccatcgccatcaacaGAGCCCCCCTTACCTTACAGATCGGTTTTCTTCTACATCCACCGCCCCCGCACCACAACAAAACGTCCGGTTCTCGCTCCTCTATCCCCTGGAATGACCCTCACCTCCGCTCTACAAGACCGTGTCGTACTGGAGTTCCCTACCATTTACGTTCTGCAGAATCCGCTCATGCCTGTCCCTGATACCTCCTGCGTCACTGAGTCAGGGCCTGGACCTCTTGGAAAGTCCAACCTGAAACAACGGTTCATTCTAGAGGCGGAATATCTACGAGCTCATCCTGACGAAGCGGCAGCTGGAACTGCATCCGCAGTGACTGCCGCAAATGACGGAGAACAGTTGGAAGATACAGAGGCGCTCTTTGGCGTGGGTGCAGTGAATATCCCGAACGTCGACGAAGGAAAAATACTGGAGGTTTTGGAGAAGGATTTATTGGGTTCCAGCTAGCGGTGTGATCCCGTCATGATTCGTGACGTTTGATCTGGACACGAATACCTGTAGATAATCTTGCTGTGATATACTTCGACATGTACGATATGTGCATGATGGGATGGATTGGGGCACGCGTTACCTAAGTTGAGTGGGTCTAAAATGTTATTAAACAGATCCAGTGTACGAAGTATGGAATCCGGACGAACTGTAAGACTAAGTAGCGCGATTGGTCGAGCAAGAACGCTGGTTACTACCATGGCTGGCCAAACTCATACACGAGAATCTAAAACCCGCGAAGGTCTTATACGAACTCCGGTCTAGTCAAGTGCGAGGAGGCGAGCGAATGCTTCGTCACGACGCGACACGACACGGTCCGGAGTGCAGTAGACAAACTCAATCGCCTGATCGAATCGACTGGGATACTAGGTATGGTTAACAACAGCCATTCAATAGCTAATGGATGAGTAGTCAAGTAATTCAGTACGCCAATGTACGCCACGCACGCAAAATTCAAAAACAAATCTCATATCCCAAACCAAACGATATCATAAAACTCCTAATGATGCAGCCCAAAGGGTATCTAAACAAGATCAAGTGCAACAAAGACGCCTTATTAATGCTTGTTCATAAGGCAGGTCT is a window of Aspergillus nidulans FGSC A4 chromosome VI DNA encoding:
- a CDS encoding uncharacterized protein (transcript_id=CADANIAT00010422) gives rise to the protein MSEEDSLLTNLCAICHIQPPKYRCPRCSTRTCSLPCTRRHKLWSQCSGVRDPAAYLRRNELATESAFDRDFNFITSIERRLERASRDAENRGVVVDGRQGVREPGIVGLDEDELGQADAMDGRKRKRAGPGAGNGIGHGFERGLAKGEAGFLKRAAEAGVRVIKAPKGMSRAKMNGSRWHTKQKCLQWTIEWVTDNGTKRMNCAETATVAEAYDRAFPLTREERQVRTEESTFKSEPKLASAQEPAKESTQETKNVEPDKNAEPSQSQSQTHQPPKSDMSFSESMPETAQPHVLSSNNHPTPAQDDTTQPTSELPSPSTEPPLPYRSVFFYIHRPRTTTKRPVLAPLSPGMTLTSALQDRVVLEFPTIYVLQNPLMPVPDTSCVTESGPGPLGKSNLKQRFILEAEYLRAHPDEAAAGTASAVTAANDGEQLEDTEALFGVGAVNIPNVDEGKILEVLEKDLLGSS